The following proteins come from a genomic window of Planctomycetota bacterium:
- a CDS encoding DUF6067 family protein, whose amino-acid sequence MLRVTTLSCFLVAAASAAELHSPTIALPLMAKAPTIDGAIGEEEWAGATRQIGFSSHGKRHLTSREGVFWLGSDGKELFIAVKTELPPEGGLLTRVQPKENVDVQAYRDDSLELWLDPFRKPPAGSQPAGGYEKRICYQIIVNALGAIYDIAHDKNKGMTSTAWRVNWRLANKAADGWWSVEIAIPLAALDFKGDLAGGEWGIRIGRNWQQPWEQSEWSPTPIAYDDPETMGVVRWDPAAPLVQMLELADAKANKAVLATRLTNPTDKPTAIKIALSNKHVDSPATEKSEDVALAPGESKTVRLDGSTYPKGDNLSAIAVTSADGKTTFFSRDFVWTLEKPETRWRVALHEREAIELAFGYYPYHDKLKARLDVSSLPAAKEVTGAALIIRGKGTGDILARIPMPPLKDGRSEVVAGLPRIAEGTYEVFAELAGGKGVPKQSPVKEFLRKVFPWEHNKLGISDKPMPPFTPLEVKGNVVRAVLREHMMNGYGLWEQVESLGTPLLAAPMVFSVAAQGGGGAGEPKLRKASDVSVLAEAKWSQNPIAAQVSSEFDVDGMMKVTLDAKPGNATPIEAFDLVIPLREEIAKLMHVCGDGLRFNYAGEVPKGEGVVWDSRKASRLEIAGTFIPYIWLGDEERGIAWFADSDEGWVLDDKKPALELIRRKGVVELRVHFINKPGPLPGPRKIVFGLQATPTKPMMQNPSWRRINSLVGKAPDFLRYHTLGATFYWGGIDFDVFPRDKDTSIYDKFAEIRRTGKEDRPFFENWLRKYGPDGQRDKMWDAHIWSGVSSFKGQPDLMIPYTNARGCGKCDDFTVFQDEWLVSDYTSRAATSVAYDIDPVPSFQDFALYYFEKMLDSGAFDGLYFDNTFLKANKNIVGGGAYVRDDGTLQPACGLWTMRDYLKRCAILCWQKGRPFVNISHMTNTQIVPINTWAGINLDWEWKYGDTDAHDRFAEDYVRATSIGLQTGSRPTVLLGLHETKKELQPWVARTCLAWCLVHEICPAWTYGEPFQTVFKKLYDFGYGTDACRVIRYWEKQPIRIEGIEAKALVVAKKGAVAVFITNIGQDGVCRLILDKSLGLAPDAGAVEAERGGAIERTGDSAYSFPLKRHDFTLLLIGQ is encoded by the coding sequence ATGCTTCGCGTCACCACACTCTCATGCTTCTTGGTGGCTGCCGCGAGTGCGGCGGAACTGCACAGCCCCACGATCGCGCTGCCGCTGATGGCGAAGGCGCCGACGATTGACGGCGCCATCGGCGAGGAGGAGTGGGCGGGGGCGACGCGGCAGATTGGCTTCTCGTCGCACGGCAAACGCCACCTCACCAGCCGCGAGGGCGTCTTCTGGCTCGGCTCCGACGGCAAGGAACTCTTCATCGCAGTCAAGACCGAGCTGCCCCCGGAGGGCGGACTGCTGACCCGCGTCCAGCCCAAAGAGAACGTGGACGTTCAGGCATATCGGGACGACTCGCTCGAGCTATGGCTCGACCCGTTCCGCAAACCTCCCGCGGGTTCGCAACCCGCGGGAGGTTACGAGAAGCGCATCTGTTACCAGATCATCGTCAACGCCCTCGGCGCCATCTACGACATCGCCCACGACAAGAACAAGGGCATGACCTCCACCGCCTGGCGGGTCAACTGGCGCCTTGCGAACAAAGCCGCCGACGGCTGGTGGAGCGTCGAAATCGCCATTCCCCTCGCCGCCCTCGACTTCAAGGGCGACCTCGCGGGCGGCGAATGGGGCATCCGCATCGGCCGCAACTGGCAGCAGCCCTGGGAGCAGAGCGAGTGGTCGCCCACCCCCATCGCCTACGACGACCCCGAGACAATGGGCGTCGTGCGTTGGGACCCCGCCGCGCCCCTCGTCCAGATGCTTGAGCTTGCCGACGCGAAGGCCAACAAGGCCGTCCTCGCCACGCGCCTGACCAACCCCACCGACAAGCCGACGGCCATCAAGATCGCTCTCTCGAACAAGCACGTGGATAGCCCTGCGACTGAGAAGTCCGAAGACGTTGCCCTCGCCCCAGGCGAATCGAAGACCGTCCGCCTCGACGGCTCGACCTATCCGAAGGGCGACAATCTCTCCGCTATCGCCGTCACCAGCGCCGATGGCAAGACCACCTTCTTCTCCCGCGACTTCGTCTGGACGCTTGAGAAGCCCGAGACCCGTTGGCGGGTCGCCCTCCACGAGCGCGAGGCGATTGAGCTCGCCTTCGGCTACTACCCCTACCACGACAAGCTCAAGGCCCGGCTCGACGTGAGCAGCCTCCCAGCCGCCAAGGAGGTCACAGGCGCGGCACTCATCATCCGCGGCAAGGGCACAGGCGACATCCTCGCCCGTATTCCCATGCCGCCCCTCAAGGACGGCCGCTCCGAGGTCGTGGCCGGCCTGCCGAGGATTGCCGAAGGCACCTATGAGGTCTTCGCCGAGCTTGCCGGCGGCAAGGGCGTCCCCAAGCAATCGCCCGTCAAGGAGTTCCTCCGCAAGGTCTTTCCGTGGGAGCACAACAAGCTCGGCATCTCCGACAAGCCCATGCCCCCGTTCACGCCGCTCGAGGTCAAGGGCAACGTCGTGCGCGCCGTGCTCCGCGAGCACATGATGAACGGCTACGGCCTTTGGGAACAGGTTGAGAGCCTGGGAACACCGCTGCTTGCCGCGCCCATGGTCTTCAGCGTCGCGGCACAGGGTGGTGGCGGGGCCGGCGAGCCGAAACTCCGCAAGGCTAGCGACGTCTCCGTGCTGGCCGAGGCCAAGTGGTCGCAGAATCCAATCGCCGCACAGGTCTCCTCTGAGTTTGATGTGGACGGGATGATGAAGGTCACGCTCGACGCAAAGCCCGGTAACGCTACGCCCATCGAGGCGTTCGACCTCGTCATCCCCCTCCGCGAGGAGATTGCCAAGCTCATGCACGTCTGCGGCGATGGGCTGCGGTTCAACTATGCGGGCGAGGTGCCGAAGGGGGAGGGGGTGGTGTGGGACAGCCGCAAGGCGTCGCGGCTGGAGATCGCGGGCACGTTCATCCCCTACATCTGGCTCGGCGACGAGGAACGCGGCATCGCCTGGTTCGCCGACAGCGATGAGGGCTGGGTGCTCGACGACAAGAAGCCCGCCCTCGAACTCATCCGCCGCAAAGGCGTGGTCGAACTGCGCGTCCACTTCATCAACAAGCCCGGCCCGCTCCCCGGCCCCCGCAAGATCGTCTTCGGCCTCCAGGCGACCCCCACCAAGCCGATGATGCAGAACCCCTCGTGGCGCCGCATCAATTCTCTTGTGGGCAAGGCGCCCGACTTCCTTCGCTACCACACGCTCGGCGCGACCTTCTACTGGGGCGGGATTGACTTCGATGTCTTCCCCCGCGATAAGGACACCTCGATCTACGACAAGTTCGCCGAAATCCGCCGCACGGGCAAGGAAGACCGCCCCTTCTTCGAGAACTGGCTCCGCAAGTACGGCCCCGACGGCCAGCGCGACAAGATGTGGGACGCCCATATCTGGTCCGGCGTCAGCTCCTTCAAAGGCCAGCCCGACCTTATGATACCTTACACCAACGCCCGCGGCTGCGGGAAGTGCGACGACTTCACGGTATTTCAGGACGAATGGCTCGTCAGCGACTACACCTCCCGCGCCGCCACGTCCGTGGCCTACGACATTGACCCCGTTCCGAGCTTTCAGGACTTCGCGCTCTACTACTTCGAGAAGATGCTCGACAGCGGCGCCTTCGACGGCCTCTACTTCGACAATACCTTCCTCAAGGCCAACAAGAACATCGTCGGCGGCGGGGCCTACGTCCGCGACGACGGCACCCTTCAGCCCGCCTGCGGCCTGTGGACGATGCGCGACTACCTCAAGCGTTGCGCCATCCTCTGCTGGCAGAAGGGCCGCCCCTTCGTCAACATCTCCCACATGACGAACACCCAGATCGTCCCCATCAACACCTGGGCGGGGATCAACCTGGACTGGGAATGGAAGTACGGCGATACCGACGCCCACGACCGCTTCGCCGAGGACTACGTCCGCGCCACCTCGATTGGCCTCCAGACCGGCAGCCGCCCGACCGTGCTCCTTGGCCTCCACGAAACCAAGAAGGAGCTTCAGCCCTGGGTCGCCCGCACCTGTCTTGCGTGGTGCCTCGTTCACGAAATCTGCCCTGCCTGGACGTACGGCGAGCCATTCCAGACCGTCTTCAAGAAGCTCTACGACTTCGGCTACGGCACGGACGCCTGCCGCGTCATCCGTTATTGGGAGAAGCAGCCCATTCGCATCGAGGGCATCGAGGCCAAGGCCCTCGTTGTCGCCAAGAAAGGCGCCGTCGCCGTCTTCATCACCAACATAGGCCAGGACGGAGTCTGCCGGCTCATCCTTGACAAGTCGTTGGGGCTCGCGCCCGATGCGGGGGCTGTTGAGGCCGAGAGGGGCGGGGCCATTGAGCGCACTGGCGACAGCGCCTATTCGTTCCCACTGAAGCGCCATGACTTCACGCTGCTTCTCATCGGCCAGTGA